The following proteins come from a genomic window of Canis aureus isolate CA01 chromosome 3, VMU_Caureus_v.1.0, whole genome shotgun sequence:
- the EXPH5 gene encoding exophilin-5 isoform X1: MTKVPQGFDFSFLNDEEARKILQVLERNEALQRAEKDRISKLQNTKRDIRWLQGVTGEWFEEIQRKKFCNEADVSQMLKQPLTYRLRKTMAENDSTESQTSRSKNTPHQRNPTSISSRLSFRSSFASLFSFRKSRKETFKLQSLGQKGCDSHAGAPVSVRQTITQAKIHNSPLENQPVDGVFVPKPTSMREGSGMPPWDASLLENEFFQVLDDLDHKLAQEQCSSSVKTATPLNYRSKTQFSHFCSNITGQHKNHHNGPSNMSIYDILRPGAPREGFKTFSPRTRTIYDMYRTREPRLLKEDYVQKNTFGSTSLCFDSRQQSASPATRYFTARSLHFPAFTQNKSGFIPPRYQQSPKRIPLSSIIWNRSDSSGDRQPQGEFLRAPSPMEIDTTDQYMYPKFFQENRRCEFYHSQSVHPSVHFNAPMDNAMSPDPFENSENMPFYHQENSFARSFSSNTFGRTREQRFRQSPFWDQQEEHSSWSDFHQSRYPFTASDRDFEMISIEANNTLAAHGHSVPSQHWGSFSPGYRTHTFRDQAEPHSWQFDSQMSTLESMEVSQGNGSQSTHFSTPNVCPMTGPSYHIKSGRSVGQQGSPPTDIHINKEPYSFEIAQTLASPFKTSFSQISDDRMNPQSPVFQNPTVTVQKIESASLPIKTYTEVTVTKRISVGSPPLTESPPNILVTEVNNEKDLNESILEEDKQLNKKDQTNMTSEIPQHDSQTVISNPSPDARNPLSQDSAKNKGLALNTPTTVSSRRSPGVVSRKDISKIHISHRDKSNELKKDKSYTGSRRVGSTTSLPFIQESRTTSFPSSKQGSHQEVRVSNEDISGIIRNNHWSSELADNQNAQSPEKPASLDTKEEQCATTHSTNRSKSAASHKIPCDPLGLSSGILPDSSPSNNSFLDALVIPSTMVFSRNSPPGKDPSLGEREQKDNDSKTQNDQFALSPSENQKSNANCMLVHNEEVDAVRGRSHRPFTDGKEKGKIRRCISCFEKLSKTEGRSAPSSDNSNLIEMNQSNSKCPKVHTTYHSSPRSASFLINNRKSGGKIMASSFRNEPLPFQIKNNVEDPTGKYTSNKFSSSSLESESKYSKAVSDSISVAPEATKQMTNMKTIGFASVRKGPLPFLIKRAVSCPLGVPDASNGKDEREKCLLSNTDASALTLKPWETIISPLENNSSVRDCSLPKRHHQKENFREGTEKDGKITTSGIGLFSLSSEDPLPFTSDMSIKESGKALHKFKTTSMFSVSGDEENVKCLEVVSIYYTLPRKYSKKFCDILEQYTQQIDSLTESTKVETETFPSAFEKDKLNYSTQEQSGTSSSKGLEVLVSSTQEKSHCLSHTTEDMTALPGLRPSKPTLQEMAPETGVTSHKGESKTREISPDNFTQTPVGDSQSRKEKGKKWQSETLHPSSMLQVKKGTEEKSENCQQSIKSGNSGPSNLPAHLEEDAGNSQTIRSSGECAGCGMAITATETAECLQKAITSVGMVGSTNGLQPGQVSGEIGTDFQKETNKALSDLESQVFALMPALHKLQLDEGTCSGEPDLDTLQSEPQRSQEIRMTEDGKAEDERQKWAWDQPSFPIGSNKNKTSVDNPEKGKNRSFVKHKLAAMSKASRKFPAKDLSPRRHVATIFPQSGNSSASGSLSLGTPECNPLSPEPTRKSIDSSNECRLSSDGMDVEKSENSLQVTVTSNREASTRSSNQNSNGISQLCQKESKNISESSSQYQKSKDVAAAQTLERESGDLAQPTFTSLGETDSSDPQGRLNPPFPLEPAEKSRVSIPLATYHQQQRSASFLEWEPESHSYRSNSLKSINVHGHLVRKSHPPKVRERHFSESMSIDNALSHLTLGNEFSSDSRYSRRFRSFSELSSCDANENRTLCSSRTKMGPKFSTSISRPIDYGIFGKEQQLAFLENVKRSLTQGRLWKPSFLKNPGFLKDGVTNPPNPTELSSSNSPSNQMPEDALSPSAPLNIYEENPGDSDCDTDTTTDDEYYLDENDKESEL; encoded by the exons cAGGCAAAAATACACAACTCACCTCTGGAAAATCAACCAGTTGATGGTGTATTTGTCCCAAAGCCAACAAGCATGAGGGAGGGAAGTGGCATGCCCCCGTGGGATGCTTCACTGCTGGAAAATGAGTTCTTCCAAG TTTTAGATGATTTAGATCACAAACTGGCTCAGGAACAATGTTCAAGCTCGGTGAAGACCGCAACACCTCTTAACTACAGATCAAAAACACAGTTCAGTCACTTTTGTTCTAATATCACAGGACAGCACAAAAACCACCATAATGGACCTTCTAACATGTCTATCTATGACATCCTAAGACCAGGAGCCCCGAGGGAAGGTTTTAAAACTTTCTCTCCTAGAACAAGAACAATTTATGATATGTACAGGACAAGGGAGCCCAGACTCTTAAAAGAAGATTATGTGCAAAAGAATACCTTTGGTAGTACTTCTCTGTGTTTTGACAGCAGACAACAATCAGCTTCACCAGCCACAAGATATTTCACAGCAAGAAGCTTACATTTTCCAGCTTTCACTCAGAACAAGAGTGGGTTTATACCACCAAGATACCAGCAGAGCCCAAAGAGGATTCCTCTCTCATCCATCATATGGAATAGATCAGACTCTTCTGGAGATAGGCAGCCCCAGGGAGAGTTCCTGAGGGCACCATCACCAATGGAGATTGACACTACTGACCAGTACATGTATCCCAAATTTTTTCAGGAGAATAGGAGATGTGAATTTTACCATTCACAGAGTGTTCACCCAAGTGTTCATTTTAATGCCCCCATGGATAATGCAATGAGTCCTGACCCGTTTGAGAACTCAGAGAATATGCCATTCTACCATCAAGAAAACTCATTTGCTAGGTCTTTCTCAAGCAATACCTTTGGACGAACCAGGGAACAGAGATTTAGACAAAGTCCTTTTTGGGACCAACAGGAAGAACATTCTTCCTGGTCTGACTTCCATCAAAGCAGGTATCCATTCACTGCTTCTGACAGAGACTTCGAAATGATTTCCATTGAAGCAAATAATACATTAGCTGCCCATGGCCACAGTGTTCCTTCTCAACACTGGGGATCATTTTCTCCTGGTTACAGAACACATACATTCAGAGATCAAGCAGAGCCACATTCCTGGCAGTTTGATTCTCAAATGTCCACTCTGGAGAGTATGGAGGTGTCACAAGGTAATGGAAGCCAGTCGACTCATTTCAGCACACCAAATGTTTGCCCTATGACAGGGCCAAGCTATCATATCAAATCTGGGAGGTCAGTAGGTCAACAGGGCAGTCCTCCCACAGATATACACATAAACAAAGAACCTTACTCATTTGAAATTGCTCAGACTCTAGCATCCCCATTTAAAACTTCCTTCTCCCAAATTTCTGATGACAGAATGAATCCTCAGAGTCCTGTCTTTCAGAATCCCACAGTCACTGTGCAGAAAATTGAGTCTGCCTCTCTTCCAATAAAAACCTATACAGAAGTCACTGTGACCAAGAGGATTTCTGTTGGTTCTCCACCTCTTACTGAGAGCCCACCCAATATCTTGGTCACAGAAGTGAATAATGAGAAAGACTTGAATGAATCTATTTTGGAAGAAGACAAACAGCTAAACAAGAAGGACCAGACAAACATGACAAGTGAAATACCCCAACATGACTCACAGACTGTAATCTCTAACCCTTCCCCTGATGCTCGAAATCCCCTCTCCCAGGACTCAGCCAAGAACAAAGGACTTGCTCTTAACACACCTACCACTGTAAGTTCCAGAAGGTCACCCGGAGTTGTTTCTAGGAAAGATATATCCAAAATTCATATATCACACAGAGATAAATCCAATGAACTAAAAAAAGATAAGAGTTATACTGGGAGTAGAAGAGTTGGCTCAACAACTTCCCTTCCTTTCATTCAGGAAAGCAGAACAACATCTTTTCCCAGCTCAAAGCAAGGTAGTCACCAGGAAGTAAGAGTAAGCAATGAAGATATTTCAGGCATTATTAGAAATAACCACTGGAGCTCTGAACTTGCTGATAATCAAAATGCACAGTCTCCAGAAAAACCTGCTAGTTTAGATACCAAGGAAGAACAATGTGCCACAACTCATTCTACGAACCGTAGCAAATCAGCTGCTAGTCACAAGATCCCATGTGATCCTTTAGGTCTGTCCTCAGGTATACTACCTGATTCCTCACCATCGAATAATTCTTTCCTTGATGCACTGGTGATTCCTTCTACAATGGTGTTCTCTAGGAACAGTCCTCCAGGCAAGGATCCATCTCtgggagaaagagaacaaaaagacaatGATAGCAAAACCCAAAATGATCAGTTTGCTTTAAGCCCCTCAGAAAACCAAAAGAGTAATGCTAATTGTATGCTTGTACATAATGAGGAGGTTGATGCTGTCAGAGGCCGTTCTCACCGTCCTTTcacagatggaaaagaaaaaggaaaaataagacgaTGCATATCCTGTTTTGAAAAGTTAAGTAAAACGGAAGGTAGGTCAGCACCTTCAAGTGATAATAGTAACCTCATTGAGATGAATCAAAGCAATTCCAAATGTCCTAAGGTTCATACAACTTACCACAGCTCACCAAGATCAGCCAGTTTTCTCATCAATAACAGAAAGTCGGGAGGTAAGATAATGGCTTCTTCATTTAGGAATGAACCACTTCCATTCCAAATCAAAAATAATGTGGAAGACCCAACAGGGAAGTACACATCAAACAAATTCAGTTCCAGTTCTTTGGAGTCAGAAAGCAAATATTCCAAAGCAGTTTCAGACTCAATCTCAGTAGCACCTGAAGCCACAAAGCAGATGACAAATATGAAAACCATTGGATTTGCTTCTGTTAGAAAAGGACCACTTCCGTTCCTCATCAAAAGGGCTGTGTCATGTCCTTTAGGGGTACCAGATGCCTCAAATgggaaagatgaaagagaaaaatgcttgCTTTCAAACACAGATGCTTCTGCTCTAACACTAAAACCTTGGGAGACAATCATTAGCCCTCTAGAAAATAACTCCTCTGTTAGAGATTGTTCTTTACCCAAAAGACACCACCAAAAGGAAAACTTTCGAGAAGGCACTGAAAAAGATGGTAAAATTACTACCTCTGGGATAGGTCTATTTTCCCTTTCAAGTGAAGACCCTTTACCTTTTACTTCAGACATGTCAATAAAAGAAAGTGGGAAAGCATTACATAAATTTAAGACTACTAGCATGTTTTCCGTTTCTGGTGATGAAGAGAATGTAAAATGTCTTGAGGTGGTTTCAATATATTACACTCTACCAAGGAAATACAGCAAAAAATTCTGTGACATTCTTGAACAGTATACACAGCAAATCGATTCACTTACAGAATCAACTAAAGTGGAGACTGAAACATTTCCTAGTGCTTTTGAAAAGGACAAACTAAATTATTCTACACAGGAGCAGTCTGGAACATCTTCTTCCAAAGGTCTAGAGGTGCTGGTCAGCTCAACTCAGGAGAAGAGCCATTGCCTTTCTCACACCACTGAGGATATGACTGCTTTACCAGGCCTCAGGCCCTCCAAGCCAACGTTACAGGAGATGGCTCCTGAGACAGGTGTTACCTCTCACAAAGGAGAATCGAAAACTAGAGAGATTTCCCCAGATAACTTCACTCAGACACCTGTAGGTGATTCACaaagcagaaaggagaaagggaaaaaatggcaaAGTGAAACCCTGCATCCTTCATCTATGCTTCAGGTAAAAAAAGGTACAGAAGAGAAATCCGAAAATTGTCAACAGTCCATTAAATCAGGTAACAGCGGTCCTTCTAATCTTCCGGCTCATTTGGAAGAGGATGCTGGAAATTCCCAAACCATAAGAAGTTCCGGGGAGTGTGCAGGGTGTGGGATGGCCATTACAGCTACTGAAACTGCAGAATGCCTTCAGAAAGCTATCACAAGTGTAGGTATGGTTGGAAGCACCAATGGATTGCAGCCTGGGCAAGTAAGTGGGGAAATTGGAACAGATTTCCAAAAAGAGACTAATAAAGCACTTTCTGACTTGGAAAGCCAAGTTTTTGCCCTTATGCCAGCTTTGCATAAACTACAGCTTGACGAAGGGACTTGTTCAGGTGAACCAGATTTAGACACTTTGCAGTCTGAACCTCAAAGGAGTCAGGAGATAAGGATGACAGAGGATGGCAAAGCTGAAGACGAAAGGCAGAAGTGGGCATGGGATCAACCTTCATTTCCTATAGGAAGCAACAAAAATAAGACCAGCGTGGATAACccagaaaaagggaaaaacagatcTTTCGTTAAACACAAATTGGCAGCCATGtccaaagcaagcagaaaatTCCCAGCTAAAGATTTAAGCCCCAGAAGACATGTAGCTACCATCTTCCCCCAAAGTGGGAACAGTTCTGCCTCTGGCAGTCTATCTCTTGGCACACCTGAGTGCAACCCGCTGTCCCCTGAGCCTACTCGAAAGTCCATAGACTCCAGCAATGAATGCAGGTTGAGTAGTGATGgaatggatgtggagaaatcagagaaCTCTCTCCAGGTTACTGTAACATCCAACCGAGAAGCTTCTACACGTTCAAGCAATCAGAATTCTAATGGCATTTCACAACTATGTCAGAAGGAGTCTAAAAATATCTCAGAATCATCATCACAGTATCAGAAGTCTAAAGATGTAGCAGCAGCTCAGactttggaaagagagtcaggaGACTTGGCCCAACCCACATTCACCAGCCTTGGGGAAACAGACTCCTCTGACCCTCAGGGAAGACTGAACCCTCCTTTTCCATTGGAGCCTGCAGAGAAATCCAGAGTAAGCATCCCACTGGCCACTTATCACCAACAACAAAGAAGTGCTTCATTTCTGGAGTGGGAGCCTGAATCCCACTCCTATCGTTCAAACAGTTTAAAAAGCATCAATGTGCATGGTCATCTGGTACGCAAAAGTCATCCTCCCAAAGTCAGGGAGCGCCATTTTTCTGAGAGCATGTCTATTGACAATGCCCTCAGTCACCTGACCCTTGGGAATGAATTCTCTAGCGATAGCAGGTACAGTCGAAGATTCAGATCCTTTTCTGAGCTTTCTTCCTGTGATGCAAATGAAAATCGGACTTTGTGTAGCAGCAGGACAAAAATGGGTCCCAAGTTTTCAACATCTATATCCAGACCCATTGACTATGGAATTTTTGGAAAAGAACAACAGTTGGCTTTCTTGGAGAATGTAAAGAGGTCACTCACACAAGGAAGATTATGGAAGCCAAGTTTTCTTAAGAACCCTGGCTTCCTGAAAGATGGTGTAACTAACCCTCCTAATCCAACAGAGCTATCAAGCTCAAATTCTCCTAGCAACCAGATGCCAGAAGATGCCTTATCTCCAAGTGCACCACTTAATATCTATGAAGAGAATCCAGGAGACTCAGATTGTGATACAGACACGACCACGGATGACGAATACTATCTGGATGAAAATGACAAAGAGTCAGAACTGTGA
- the EXPH5 gene encoding exophilin-5 isoform X4: protein MREGSGMPPWDASLLENEFFQVLDDLDHKLAQEQCSSSVKTATPLNYRSKTQFSHFCSNITGQHKNHHNGPSNMSIYDILRPGAPREGFKTFSPRTRTIYDMYRTREPRLLKEDYVQKNTFGSTSLCFDSRQQSASPATRYFTARSLHFPAFTQNKSGFIPPRYQQSPKRIPLSSIIWNRSDSSGDRQPQGEFLRAPSPMEIDTTDQYMYPKFFQENRRCEFYHSQSVHPSVHFNAPMDNAMSPDPFENSENMPFYHQENSFARSFSSNTFGRTREQRFRQSPFWDQQEEHSSWSDFHQSRYPFTASDRDFEMISIEANNTLAAHGHSVPSQHWGSFSPGYRTHTFRDQAEPHSWQFDSQMSTLESMEVSQGNGSQSTHFSTPNVCPMTGPSYHIKSGRSVGQQGSPPTDIHINKEPYSFEIAQTLASPFKTSFSQISDDRMNPQSPVFQNPTVTVQKIESASLPIKTYTEVTVTKRISVGSPPLTESPPNILVTEVNNEKDLNESILEEDKQLNKKDQTNMTSEIPQHDSQTVISNPSPDARNPLSQDSAKNKGLALNTPTTVSSRRSPGVVSRKDISKIHISHRDKSNELKKDKSYTGSRRVGSTTSLPFIQESRTTSFPSSKQGSHQEVRVSNEDISGIIRNNHWSSELADNQNAQSPEKPASLDTKEEQCATTHSTNRSKSAASHKIPCDPLGLSSGILPDSSPSNNSFLDALVIPSTMVFSRNSPPGKDPSLGEREQKDNDSKTQNDQFALSPSENQKSNANCMLVHNEEVDAVRGRSHRPFTDGKEKGKIRRCISCFEKLSKTEGRSAPSSDNSNLIEMNQSNSKCPKVHTTYHSSPRSASFLINNRKSGGKIMASSFRNEPLPFQIKNNVEDPTGKYTSNKFSSSSLESESKYSKAVSDSISVAPEATKQMTNMKTIGFASVRKGPLPFLIKRAVSCPLGVPDASNGKDEREKCLLSNTDASALTLKPWETIISPLENNSSVRDCSLPKRHHQKENFREGTEKDGKITTSGIGLFSLSSEDPLPFTSDMSIKESGKALHKFKTTSMFSVSGDEENVKCLEVVSIYYTLPRKYSKKFCDILEQYTQQIDSLTESTKVETETFPSAFEKDKLNYSTQEQSGTSSSKGLEVLVSSTQEKSHCLSHTTEDMTALPGLRPSKPTLQEMAPETGVTSHKGESKTREISPDNFTQTPVGDSQSRKEKGKKWQSETLHPSSMLQVKKGTEEKSENCQQSIKSGNSGPSNLPAHLEEDAGNSQTIRSSGECAGCGMAITATETAECLQKAITSVGMVGSTNGLQPGQVSGEIGTDFQKETNKALSDLESQVFALMPALHKLQLDEGTCSGEPDLDTLQSEPQRSQEIRMTEDGKAEDERQKWAWDQPSFPIGSNKNKTSVDNPEKGKNRSFVKHKLAAMSKASRKFPAKDLSPRRHVATIFPQSGNSSASGSLSLGTPECNPLSPEPTRKSIDSSNECRLSSDGMDVEKSENSLQVTVTSNREASTRSSNQNSNGISQLCQKESKNISESSSQYQKSKDVAAAQTLERESGDLAQPTFTSLGETDSSDPQGRLNPPFPLEPAEKSRVSIPLATYHQQQRSASFLEWEPESHSYRSNSLKSINVHGHLVRKSHPPKVRERHFSESMSIDNALSHLTLGNEFSSDSRYSRRFRSFSELSSCDANENRTLCSSRTKMGPKFSTSISRPIDYGIFGKEQQLAFLENVKRSLTQGRLWKPSFLKNPGFLKDGVTNPPNPTELSSSNSPSNQMPEDALSPSAPLNIYEENPGDSDCDTDTTTDDEYYLDENDKESEL from the exons ATGAGGGAGGGAAGTGGCATGCCCCCGTGGGATGCTTCACTGCTGGAAAATGAGTTCTTCCAAG TTTTAGATGATTTAGATCACAAACTGGCTCAGGAACAATGTTCAAGCTCGGTGAAGACCGCAACACCTCTTAACTACAGATCAAAAACACAGTTCAGTCACTTTTGTTCTAATATCACAGGACAGCACAAAAACCACCATAATGGACCTTCTAACATGTCTATCTATGACATCCTAAGACCAGGAGCCCCGAGGGAAGGTTTTAAAACTTTCTCTCCTAGAACAAGAACAATTTATGATATGTACAGGACAAGGGAGCCCAGACTCTTAAAAGAAGATTATGTGCAAAAGAATACCTTTGGTAGTACTTCTCTGTGTTTTGACAGCAGACAACAATCAGCTTCACCAGCCACAAGATATTTCACAGCAAGAAGCTTACATTTTCCAGCTTTCACTCAGAACAAGAGTGGGTTTATACCACCAAGATACCAGCAGAGCCCAAAGAGGATTCCTCTCTCATCCATCATATGGAATAGATCAGACTCTTCTGGAGATAGGCAGCCCCAGGGAGAGTTCCTGAGGGCACCATCACCAATGGAGATTGACACTACTGACCAGTACATGTATCCCAAATTTTTTCAGGAGAATAGGAGATGTGAATTTTACCATTCACAGAGTGTTCACCCAAGTGTTCATTTTAATGCCCCCATGGATAATGCAATGAGTCCTGACCCGTTTGAGAACTCAGAGAATATGCCATTCTACCATCAAGAAAACTCATTTGCTAGGTCTTTCTCAAGCAATACCTTTGGACGAACCAGGGAACAGAGATTTAGACAAAGTCCTTTTTGGGACCAACAGGAAGAACATTCTTCCTGGTCTGACTTCCATCAAAGCAGGTATCCATTCACTGCTTCTGACAGAGACTTCGAAATGATTTCCATTGAAGCAAATAATACATTAGCTGCCCATGGCCACAGTGTTCCTTCTCAACACTGGGGATCATTTTCTCCTGGTTACAGAACACATACATTCAGAGATCAAGCAGAGCCACATTCCTGGCAGTTTGATTCTCAAATGTCCACTCTGGAGAGTATGGAGGTGTCACAAGGTAATGGAAGCCAGTCGACTCATTTCAGCACACCAAATGTTTGCCCTATGACAGGGCCAAGCTATCATATCAAATCTGGGAGGTCAGTAGGTCAACAGGGCAGTCCTCCCACAGATATACACATAAACAAAGAACCTTACTCATTTGAAATTGCTCAGACTCTAGCATCCCCATTTAAAACTTCCTTCTCCCAAATTTCTGATGACAGAATGAATCCTCAGAGTCCTGTCTTTCAGAATCCCACAGTCACTGTGCAGAAAATTGAGTCTGCCTCTCTTCCAATAAAAACCTATACAGAAGTCACTGTGACCAAGAGGATTTCTGTTGGTTCTCCACCTCTTACTGAGAGCCCACCCAATATCTTGGTCACAGAAGTGAATAATGAGAAAGACTTGAATGAATCTATTTTGGAAGAAGACAAACAGCTAAACAAGAAGGACCAGACAAACATGACAAGTGAAATACCCCAACATGACTCACAGACTGTAATCTCTAACCCTTCCCCTGATGCTCGAAATCCCCTCTCCCAGGACTCAGCCAAGAACAAAGGACTTGCTCTTAACACACCTACCACTGTAAGTTCCAGAAGGTCACCCGGAGTTGTTTCTAGGAAAGATATATCCAAAATTCATATATCACACAGAGATAAATCCAATGAACTAAAAAAAGATAAGAGTTATACTGGGAGTAGAAGAGTTGGCTCAACAACTTCCCTTCCTTTCATTCAGGAAAGCAGAACAACATCTTTTCCCAGCTCAAAGCAAGGTAGTCACCAGGAAGTAAGAGTAAGCAATGAAGATATTTCAGGCATTATTAGAAATAACCACTGGAGCTCTGAACTTGCTGATAATCAAAATGCACAGTCTCCAGAAAAACCTGCTAGTTTAGATACCAAGGAAGAACAATGTGCCACAACTCATTCTACGAACCGTAGCAAATCAGCTGCTAGTCACAAGATCCCATGTGATCCTTTAGGTCTGTCCTCAGGTATACTACCTGATTCCTCACCATCGAATAATTCTTTCCTTGATGCACTGGTGATTCCTTCTACAATGGTGTTCTCTAGGAACAGTCCTCCAGGCAAGGATCCATCTCtgggagaaagagaacaaaaagacaatGATAGCAAAACCCAAAATGATCAGTTTGCTTTAAGCCCCTCAGAAAACCAAAAGAGTAATGCTAATTGTATGCTTGTACATAATGAGGAGGTTGATGCTGTCAGAGGCCGTTCTCACCGTCCTTTcacagatggaaaagaaaaaggaaaaataagacgaTGCATATCCTGTTTTGAAAAGTTAAGTAAAACGGAAGGTAGGTCAGCACCTTCAAGTGATAATAGTAACCTCATTGAGATGAATCAAAGCAATTCCAAATGTCCTAAGGTTCATACAACTTACCACAGCTCACCAAGATCAGCCAGTTTTCTCATCAATAACAGAAAGTCGGGAGGTAAGATAATGGCTTCTTCATTTAGGAATGAACCACTTCCATTCCAAATCAAAAATAATGTGGAAGACCCAACAGGGAAGTACACATCAAACAAATTCAGTTCCAGTTCTTTGGAGTCAGAAAGCAAATATTCCAAAGCAGTTTCAGACTCAATCTCAGTAGCACCTGAAGCCACAAAGCAGATGACAAATATGAAAACCATTGGATTTGCTTCTGTTAGAAAAGGACCACTTCCGTTCCTCATCAAAAGGGCTGTGTCATGTCCTTTAGGGGTACCAGATGCCTCAAATgggaaagatgaaagagaaaaatgcttgCTTTCAAACACAGATGCTTCTGCTCTAACACTAAAACCTTGGGAGACAATCATTAGCCCTCTAGAAAATAACTCCTCTGTTAGAGATTGTTCTTTACCCAAAAGACACCACCAAAAGGAAAACTTTCGAGAAGGCACTGAAAAAGATGGTAAAATTACTACCTCTGGGATAGGTCTATTTTCCCTTTCAAGTGAAGACCCTTTACCTTTTACTTCAGACATGTCAATAAAAGAAAGTGGGAAAGCATTACATAAATTTAAGACTACTAGCATGTTTTCCGTTTCTGGTGATGAAGAGAATGTAAAATGTCTTGAGGTGGTTTCAATATATTACACTCTACCAAGGAAATACAGCAAAAAATTCTGTGACATTCTTGAACAGTATACACAGCAAATCGATTCACTTACAGAATCAACTAAAGTGGAGACTGAAACATTTCCTAGTGCTTTTGAAAAGGACAAACTAAATTATTCTACACAGGAGCAGTCTGGAACATCTTCTTCCAAAGGTCTAGAGGTGCTGGTCAGCTCAACTCAGGAGAAGAGCCATTGCCTTTCTCACACCACTGAGGATATGACTGCTTTACCAGGCCTCAGGCCCTCCAAGCCAACGTTACAGGAGATGGCTCCTGAGACAGGTGTTACCTCTCACAAAGGAGAATCGAAAACTAGAGAGATTTCCCCAGATAACTTCACTCAGACACCTGTAGGTGATTCACaaagcagaaaggagaaagggaaaaaatggcaaAGTGAAACCCTGCATCCTTCATCTATGCTTCAGGTAAAAAAAGGTACAGAAGAGAAATCCGAAAATTGTCAACAGTCCATTAAATCAGGTAACAGCGGTCCTTCTAATCTTCCGGCTCATTTGGAAGAGGATGCTGGAAATTCCCAAACCATAAGAAGTTCCGGGGAGTGTGCAGGGTGTGGGATGGCCATTACAGCTACTGAAACTGCAGAATGCCTTCAGAAAGCTATCACAAGTGTAGGTATGGTTGGAAGCACCAATGGATTGCAGCCTGGGCAAGTAAGTGGGGAAATTGGAACAGATTTCCAAAAAGAGACTAATAAAGCACTTTCTGACTTGGAAAGCCAAGTTTTTGCCCTTATGCCAGCTTTGCATAAACTACAGCTTGACGAAGGGACTTGTTCAGGTGAACCAGATTTAGACACTTTGCAGTCTGAACCTCAAAGGAGTCAGGAGATAAGGATGACAGAGGATGGCAAAGCTGAAGACGAAAGGCAGAAGTGGGCATGGGATCAACCTTCATTTCCTATAGGAAGCAACAAAAATAAGACCAGCGTGGATAACccagaaaaagggaaaaacagatcTTTCGTTAAACACAAATTGGCAGCCATGtccaaagcaagcagaaaatTCCCAGCTAAAGATTTAAGCCCCAGAAGACATGTAGCTACCATCTTCCCCCAAAGTGGGAACAGTTCTGCCTCTGGCAGTCTATCTCTTGGCACACCTGAGTGCAACCCGCTGTCCCCTGAGCCTACTCGAAAGTCCATAGACTCCAGCAATGAATGCAGGTTGAGTAGTGATGgaatggatgtggagaaatcagagaaCTCTCTCCAGGTTACTGTAACATCCAACCGAGAAGCTTCTACACGTTCAAGCAATCAGAATTCTAATGGCATTTCACAACTATGTCAGAAGGAGTCTAAAAATATCTCAGAATCATCATCACAGTATCAGAAGTCTAAAGATGTAGCAGCAGCTCAGactttggaaagagagtcaggaGACTTGGCCCAACCCACATTCACCAGCCTTGGGGAAACAGACTCCTCTGACCCTCAGGGAAGACTGAACCCTCCTTTTCCATTGGAGCCTGCAGAGAAATCCAGAGTAAGCATCCCACTGGCCACTTATCACCAACAACAAAGAAGTGCTTCATTTCTGGAGTGGGAGCCTGAATCCCACTCCTATCGTTCAAACAGTTTAAAAAGCATCAATGTGCATGGTCATCTGGTACGCAAAAGTCATCCTCCCAAAGTCAGGGAGCGCCATTTTTCTGAGAGCATGTCTATTGACAATGCCCTCAGTCACCTGACCCTTGGGAATGAATTCTCTAGCGATAGCAGGTACAGTCGAAGATTCAGATCCTTTTCTGAGCTTTCTTCCTGTGATGCAAATGAAAATCGGACTTTGTGTAGCAGCAGGACAAAAATGGGTCCCAAGTTTTCAACATCTATATCCAGACCCATTGACTATGGAATTTTTGGAAAAGAACAACAGTTGGCTTTCTTGGAGAATGTAAAGAGGTCACTCACACAAGGAAGATTATGGAAGCCAAGTTTTCTTAAGAACCCTGGCTTCCTGAAAGATGGTGTAACTAACCCTCCTAATCCAACAGAGCTATCAAGCTCAAATTCTCCTAGCAACCAGATGCCAGAAGATGCCTTATCTCCAAGTGCACCACTTAATATCTATGAAGAGAATCCAGGAGACTCAGATTGTGATACAGACACGACCACGGATGACGAATACTATCTGGATGAAAATGACAAAGAGTCAGAACTGTGA